ttgatagtttaatatCTTAATTGATAGAGAAACCTTAGTTTGAGGAGCCAAATAAGTATTGTACCCATACTATTTTATCTTACTTCCGCAAAGAACTATCGAGGGTTCGAATCCCTCTCTCTCCTTTTCTCGATGAATAAATTTATGTGGATAAAGTTGTATTAGTAGTGGATAGAGAGGCTGCCAAGGCTAAGCCTAAGACTCAGGGGGCTGGACATAAGGAGCGATCCAAAAACAAGAGAAAAGCAGTACTATTACCAGAACTTCGCCTGCCCAACACGACTTTGACTTCATTGTTTGTTTGAACTCCTTGCGTACCTGTTCAGCCATATTATAgtcaaataaattaattttttacaaaagaaaaaatattaaaaaaccgGAGTCAATTCTGGTCCGGTTGGACATTTAGATCATGGATTAGTCCCAATTTTTGTTGGATTTTGCATTTTCAAGAATCCAATAGGTTTGGACTGGAAGTCTGTCTAGTTCCTGGTTCGAGAGATCCGATTGGCTAATCGGGACAGTCTCAGAACACAACACGATTTTGGAtacgaattaaaaaaaaatcagtcaCCTACTCGCTGATTTGCCAACAAGTCGTCCATGCTGGCGATCTATAGTTAAAAAATCAACCAATCAGATTACCCTGAAAAGGATGGAGAAGTTACATTTTCAGTTATCTGGGATTTTGGCGCCCCACTTTCAACCGACCTATAACATTCCTCTATCGTCTCTCTCCCTATATAAAGCCCCCCATTTTACTTTTCCATTTTTGTAATTCCTTACTTTGTTTGATATTCAGAAATCGCAATCTCTGTTCTTTCTCTTCTAATTTTGAAAGTGAAATGGCTCGTACTAAGCAAATTGCTCGTAAATGCACCGGTGGAAAGGCTCCCAGGAAGCAACTAGCAGCAAAGGTATGTGTTAGATTAGATGCTTAATGCACTGATTTGTTTAGAGATCTATTTAATTTccttttttagggtttatgttTCAATACATGTATACTTCTCTATTTATCAATTTCATATAGGTTGCTAGGTTATCGGCTTGGAGGACGACTCAAGAGATCCACATCGTTACCGTCCTGGAACCGTGGCTCTCCGGTATGCAGTCGCCGTAACTTCAATTCTATTCTTCTGTTGTAATTAATCCCGATCTGATGGAATCTTtttgtttgatgaatttatcAGAGAAATCAGAAAGTATCAAAAGAGCACTGATCTTTTGATCCGTAAAATGCCATTTCAGAGGCTTGTTCGTGAAATTGCTCAACATTACAAAGTCAGTAATCCAATTTTTGTTATGAATTGTTAAGAAATTGGGGGAAAGAAAACCTGTTGGTGATGAATATTTTTGTTGATTTATGGCAGAATGATTTGAGGTTCCAGAGCCATGCGGTGCTTGCACTTCAGGAGGCTGCGGAGGCTTACTTGGTTGGTGTGTTTGAGGATACTAATCTCTGCGCTATTCATGCGAAGCGGGTAACGATAATGCCTAAGCACGTCCAACT
The window above is part of the Euphorbia lathyris chromosome 3, ddEupLath1.1, whole genome shotgun sequence genome. Proteins encoded here:
- the LOC136224473 gene encoding histone H3.3-like encodes the protein MARTKQIARKCTGGKAPRKQLAAKVCDDSRDPHRYRPGTVALREIRKYQKSTDLLIRKMPFQRLVREIAQHYKNDLRFQSHAVLALQEAAEAYLVGVFEDTNLCAIHAKRVTIMPKHVQLARRIRSERL